GTCGATCATTCCTTCCTGCGCCTTCTGCACCGCAGCGGGCACGGCGTGGATCGGGGTGACGTTTGGCAGGATGCGCGAGCCCTCGACCTTTGCCTTAATGCCGACGTCCATCAGGTAGCCGGTGACCTCGGCGCGCAGCTTCTTGAACCCCTCGTGGTGGTTCATCTCGCTCCGCTCGCGCGGGCGGGGAATGTCGACGCGGAATTCGGCTCCGAGCGTGCCATCGGGGTTCAGCGCGATGATCCGGTCGGCGAGGGTGATCGCCTCGTCGACGTCGTTGGTAATCAGCACGCAGGTCTTCTTGTCCTGCTCCCAGATCGCCTCGATCTCGTCGGCGAGGTTGGCGCGGGTCAGCGCGTCCAGCGCCGACAGAGGTTCATCAAGCAGCAGCATCTCGGGCGACATGGCCAGTGCTCGGGCGACGTTGACCCGCTGGCGCATCCCGCCCGAGAGTTCGGCGGGGCGGCGGTGCGTGGCGTGGCTGAGGCCGACCATCTTGATGTAATGGGCGGTCTTCTTGGACTTCTCGGTCTTGCTCATCTCGGGGAAGACCGCGTCGAGCGCGAGGCGCACGTTGCCCTCCACCGTGAGCCAGGGCATCAGCGAGTAGTTCTGGAAGACCACGCCGCGCTCGGGGCCGGGGCCCTCGATGTCGTAGCCCTTGAAGGTGACGCGGCCTTTGCTCGGCGCCTCGAGCCCGGCCATCAGATTGATCAGCGTGGTCTTGCCGGTGCCGGAGAAGCCGAGGATGACGAGGAACTCGCCGTCCTCGACGGTCAGGTTGATGTCCTTCAGCACGTGGGTCGCCTGGGTGCCCTCGCCGAAGCTTTTCGAGACGTTCTGGAACTCAAGGATGGCCATTGCGCTCACCGGTTGTTCGAGAAGGTGAAGAGGGACTGCAGGGCATACATCACGCGGTCCAGCAGGAAGCCGATGATGCCGATGGTGAAGACCGCGACCATGATCTTGGCCAGCGACGATGACGAGCCGTTCTGGAACTCGTCCCAGACGAACTTGCCGAGGCCGGGGTTCTGGGCGAGCATCTCGGCGGCAATCAGCACCATCCAGCCCACGCCGAGCGACAGGCGCAGGCCGGTGAAGATCAGCGGCAGGGCCGAGGGCAGCACCAGCTTGGTGATCTTGGTGTAGGTGTTCATCTTGAGCACCTTC
The sequence above is a segment of the Alloyangia pacifica genome. Coding sequences within it:
- a CDS encoding ABC transporter ATP-binding protein; translation: MAILEFQNVSKSFGEGTQATHVLKDINLTVEDGEFLVILGFSGTGKTTLINLMAGLEAPSKGRVTFKGYDIEGPGPERGVVFQNYSLMPWLTVEGNVRLALDAVFPEMSKTEKSKKTAHYIKMVGLSHATHRRPAELSGGMRQRVNVARALAMSPEMLLLDEPLSALDALTRANLADEIEAIWEQDKKTCVLITNDVDEAITLADRIIALNPDGTLGAEFRVDIPRPRERSEMNHHEGFKKLRAEVTGYLMDVGIKAKVEGSRILPNVTPIHAVPAAVQKAQEGMIDERFLDFSQLHKIYPTPKGPLTVVEDFNLKINRGEFISLIGHSGCGKSTVLTMAAGLNDISKGAIKLDGRHVEGADPERAVVFQSPNLFPWLTARENCAIGVDKVYPKASQAERQDVVEYYLERVGLADAMDRGAADMSNGMKQRVGIARAFALSPKLLLLDEPFGMLDSLTRWELQEVLMEVWSRTKVTAICVTHDVDEAILLADRVVMMTNGPQATIGKITDVNLPRPRTRKALLEHPDYYAYRQEVLDFLEEYEHGAKPKPQPAAKAIAAE